One genomic region from Pontibaca methylaminivorans encodes:
- a CDS encoding serine hydrolase domain-containing protein — protein MIFHGKRIAGAAVGVILSAALGCSAALAQGRDALSLQVLQAGETAGLVQNDAFLPAENSTDAHEPFNGTLTLEATEMSMEPALETREVMGRDAAVFPGVTLEFFSHEGELVPVTQEVITPPEDTAANSFWQILVQPGRIWAEEGDDGWSRASFPFLLMNRLEQDSHNGVASFAYKGDEVTGVTFQIVQQTAPYYVPEHFRAWGTLPASHDARDAGTYDEAREGYRAELAARLPIEEWDELAQSGDGEAIEGFEGETSDDWVVMHALVKDGTIYYQPSQTGQGPYPYPAAMRFGVWSVTKSIGPGIGMLRLAEKYGDWVYSLKLLDYLDIDPPHDGWTGVTFGDAVNMATGLGGKEFHANPNDFFVDYDFTGTYDDWYVARSAAEKVAMLNEVGNYPWGPGLVARYRDRDMFALGVAMNNFLKSMEGEDADIWDMIAEEVFAPIGISHAPMNRTFEEDGSPGQPIMAWGWFPTLDDIAKVATLLHERGAHDGVQILHRARTQALFSVEGTLDQGPANALKYGNPRYKMGTHYMPFRPAEDAATIWMPFMNGYVGNRVVLVPNGMTAIRISKAWPAPDEAVAAVEDPSSMVEALYRLEPFGE, from the coding sequence ATGATATTCCATGGAAAACGGATTGCCGGTGCCGCGGTCGGGGTGATCCTGTCGGCGGCGCTCGGCTGCTCGGCGGCACTGGCGCAGGGGCGGGATGCGCTTTCGCTGCAGGTGCTGCAGGCCGGGGAAACCGCAGGGCTCGTGCAGAACGATGCTTTCCTGCCGGCAGAGAACAGCACCGATGCGCACGAGCCGTTCAACGGCACCCTCACGCTCGAGGCCACGGAGATGTCCATGGAACCCGCGCTCGAGACGCGCGAGGTGATGGGGCGGGACGCGGCCGTCTTTCCGGGGGTGACGCTCGAATTCTTCAGCCACGAGGGCGAACTGGTGCCGGTGACGCAGGAGGTCATCACACCCCCCGAGGACACCGCAGCAAACAGCTTCTGGCAGATCCTCGTCCAGCCCGGCCGCATCTGGGCCGAGGAGGGCGATGACGGCTGGTCGCGGGCCTCGTTTCCCTTCCTGCTGATGAACCGGCTGGAACAGGATTCGCACAACGGCGTCGCAAGCTTCGCCTACAAGGGCGACGAGGTGACCGGCGTCACCTTCCAGATCGTCCAGCAGACCGCCCCCTATTACGTGCCCGAACATTTCCGCGCCTGGGGCACCCTGCCCGCAAGCCATGACGCCCGCGACGCGGGAACCTATGACGAGGCGCGCGAGGGCTACCGTGCCGAACTGGCCGCGCGGCTGCCCATCGAGGAGTGGGACGAACTCGCACAGAGCGGCGACGGCGAGGCGATCGAGGGTTTCGAGGGCGAGACCAGCGACGACTGGGTGGTGATGCACGCGCTGGTGAAGGACGGCACCATCTATTACCAGCCCTCGCAGACCGGACAGGGGCCCTATCCCTATCCGGCCGCGATGCGTTTCGGCGTCTGGTCGGTGACGAAATCCATCGGGCCCGGCATCGGCATGCTGCGCCTTGCCGAGAAATACGGCGACTGGGTCTATTCGCTCAAGCTGCTCGATTATCTGGACATCGACCCGCCCCATGACGGCTGGACCGGGGTGACCTTCGGCGATGCGGTCAACATGGCCACGGGTCTCGGCGGCAAGGAATTCCACGCCAATCCGAACGATTTCTTTGTCGATTACGACTTCACCGGCACCTATGACGACTGGTATGTCGCCCGTTCCGCCGCCGAAAAGGTCGCCATGCTGAACGAGGTCGGGAATTACCCCTGGGGGCCGGGACTGGTTGCCCGCTACCGGGACCGGGACATGTTCGCGCTCGGCGTGGCGATGAACAACTTCCTGAAATCCATGGAAGGCGAGGATGCCGACATCTGGGACATGATCGCGGAGGAGGTCTTCGCCCCGATCGGCATTTCCCATGCGCCGATGAACCGCACCTTCGAGGAGGACGGCTCGCCCGGGCAGCCGATCATGGCCTGGGGCTGGTTCCCCACGCTCGACGACATCGCCAAGGTCGCGACGCTGCTGCATGAGCGCGGCGCACATGACGGCGTGCAGATCCTGCACCGCGCCCGCACGCAAGCGCTGTTCTCGGTCGAGGGCACGCTCGATCAGGGCCCGGCGAACGCGCTGAAATACGGCAATCCGCGCTACAAGATGGGCACCCATTACATGCCGTTCCGCCCCGCCGAGGATGCCGCGACCATCTGGATGCCCTTCATGAACGGCTATGTCGGCAACCGGGTGGTGCTGGTGCCGAACGGCATGACCGCGATCCGCATCTCCAAGGCCTGGCCCGCGCCGGACGAAGCCGTGGCCGCGGTGGAAGATCCCTCCTCCATGGTCGAGGCCCTTTATCGGCTCGAACCGTTCGGCGAATGA
- a CDS encoding efflux RND transporter permease subunit, translating into MTDRTPAPRAANPLASFFIARPIFAIVLAIATMLGGILAITMLPVSQYPEIAPTTVRVTASYPGATAQAVENSVTREIESAMTGLDGLLYMEASSSTGRATVTLTFDNAVDPDLVQVDVQNKVSPILTRLPESVQREGVRVSRSASDIMMIGNIISTDGRYSTFELSDIMSSTIEDNIERVEGVGGIQVFGSGFAMRIWLDPMALAQFQLTPADVIAAIRVQNVQVTAGAIGNSPTGPGQQLRANITAQSQLQTPEEFGAVILKFDESGSTVRLRDVARVEIGLESYGRSSTFNGMPAAGFGVQLASGANALLTADAVQAEFARLADALPPGVEIAYSYETAPFVRLSIRNVIITLVEAMVLVFLILLLFLQDLRATLIPMVAVPVVLLGTFGVLAIFGYSINMLTMFAMVLAIGLLVDDAIIVVENVERIMTDEGLSAREAAEASMGEITGALIGIALVLSAVFVPMAFFPGSVGVIYRQFSITIATAMTLSALVAIILTPALCAIMLKPARGEATGMRWFSWFNRGFDRMVGGYVRLVGMSLLRPLRLLVLFAAFSGGAYVLYLQLAESFLPVEDQGRLMTQITLPPGANAARTQAVADMVRDYYLTQETEAVESVFMNLGFGFGGTGGENAAMGFVRLRDFSERGDPRLSAAAVAERAGDHFRQIRDAEIYVLMPPTIRGLGQSDGFSMYLEDTGNQGYGALMEASNRLADVAAESPRIDNLRGNTRTLESELRVVIDQEKAGAFGIDLQAANSLLGTAFAGSYVNDFILNGEIKPVHVQADAPYRMQPEDINRWFARNSLGEMVPFSAFATTRWEQGSPALTRFNGSSAISMQGTAVSGASSGDVMDQMERFVAELPGAYGASWSGLSYQERLAGAQAVFLYAVSLLVVFLCLAALYESWSIPFSVILAVPVGIFGTVLASWLLGQDNDVYFKVGMLTTMGLAAKNAILIVEFAKALHERGQGLIDSILEAARLRLRPILMTSLAFSLGVLPLAIATGAGSGAQNAIGISVLGGMIATTVLGVFFVPIFFFIIIRLSTPRRARPPRS; encoded by the coding sequence ATGACTGACCGGACCCCCGCACCCCGAGCGGCCAATCCGCTTGCCAGTTTCTTCATCGCGCGCCCGATCTTTGCCATCGTCCTGGCGATCGCGACCATGCTCGGCGGGATACTGGCCATCACCATGCTGCCGGTGTCGCAGTATCCCGAGATCGCGCCGACCACGGTGCGGGTGACCGCCAGCTATCCCGGGGCCACCGCGCAGGCGGTGGAGAACTCGGTCACGCGCGAGATCGAATCGGCCATGACCGGGCTCGACGGCCTGCTTTACATGGAGGCGTCATCGAGCACCGGGCGGGCCACGGTGACGCTGACCTTCGACAACGCGGTCGATCCCGACCTCGTGCAGGTGGATGTCCAGAACAAGGTGTCGCCGATCCTGACCCGGCTGCCGGAATCGGTGCAGCGCGAGGGGGTGCGGGTGTCGCGCTCGGCCTCGGACATCATGATGATCGGCAACATCATCTCGACCGACGGGCGCTATTCCACCTTCGAGCTTTCGGACATCATGTCATCGACCATCGAGGACAATATCGAGCGGGTCGAGGGCGTCGGCGGGATTCAGGTGTTCGGCTCGGGCTTTGCGATGCGGATCTGGCTCGATCCCATGGCGCTGGCGCAGTTCCAGCTTACGCCCGCTGACGTGATCGCCGCGATCCGGGTCCAGAACGTGCAGGTGACGGCGGGGGCGATCGGCAACTCGCCCACCGGCCCGGGCCAGCAACTGCGGGCCAATATCACCGCCCAGAGCCAGTTGCAGACGCCCGAGGAATTCGGCGCCGTGATCCTCAAGTTCGACGAGAGCGGCTCGACCGTGCGGCTGCGCGACGTGGCCCGGGTCGAGATCGGGCTCGAATCCTATGGCCGCAGCTCGACCTTCAACGGCATGCCCGCCGCCGGCTTCGGCGTGCAGCTTGCCAGCGGGGCCAACGCGCTCCTGACCGCCGATGCGGTGCAGGCCGAATTCGCCCGGCTGGCGGATGCCCTGCCGCCGGGGGTCGAGATCGCCTATTCCTACGAAACCGCGCCTTTCGTGCGGCTGTCGATCCGCAACGTGATCATCACCCTTGTCGAGGCGATGGTGCTCGTCTTTCTGATCCTGCTGCTGTTCCTTCAGGATCTGCGGGCGACGCTGATCCCGATGGTCGCGGTTCCGGTGGTCCTGCTCGGCACCTTCGGGGTGCTGGCGATCTTCGGCTATTCGATCAACATGCTGACCATGTTCGCCATGGTGCTCGCCATCGGCCTTCTGGTGGATGACGCGATCATCGTGGTCGAGAACGTCGAGCGCATCATGACCGACGAGGGCCTGTCCGCGCGCGAGGCCGCCGAGGCCTCGATGGGAGAAATCACCGGGGCGCTGATCGGCATTGCGCTGGTGCTTTCCGCCGTGTTCGTGCCGATGGCCTTCTTTCCGGGGTCGGTCGGGGTGATCTACCGGCAGTTCTCGATCACCATCGCCACGGCCATGACGCTTTCGGCGCTGGTCGCGATCATCCTGACGCCGGCGCTCTGTGCGATCATGCTGAAACCGGCGCGGGGCGAAGCGACGGGCATGCGCTGGTTTTCCTGGTTCAACCGCGGATTCGACCGGATGGTCGGCGGCTATGTGCGGCTGGTCGGCATGTCCCTGCTGCGGCCGCTGCGCCTGCTTGTCCTTTTCGCGGCCTTCAGCGGCGGGGCCTATGTGCTTTACCTCCAGCTTGCCGAATCCTTCCTGCCGGTCGAGGACCAGGGCAGGCTGATGACCCAGATCACCCTGCCGCCCGGGGCGAATGCGGCCAGAACCCAGGCCGTGGCCGATATGGTCAGGGATTACTACCTGACCCAGGAAACCGAGGCGGTGGAGAGCGTCTTCATGAACCTCGGCTTCGGTTTCGGCGGCACCGGCGGCGAGAATGCGGCCATGGGGTTCGTGCGGCTCAGGGATTTCAGCGAACGCGGCGATCCGCGCCTGTCCGCCGCGGCGGTGGCCGAACGCGCGGGCGATCATTTCCGCCAGATCCGCGATGCCGAGATCTACGTGCTGATGCCGCCGACCATCCGCGGGCTTGGCCAGTCGGACGGGTTTTCCATGTATCTCGAGGATACCGGCAATCAGGGTTACGGCGCGCTGATGGAGGCCAGCAACCGGCTGGCCGACGTGGCCGCCGAAAGTCCCCGGATCGACAACCTGCGCGGCAATACGCGGACGCTGGAAAGCGAATTGCGGGTGGTCATCGACCAGGAAAAGGCCGGGGCCTTCGGCATCGACCTCCAGGCCGCCAATTCCCTGCTCGGGACCGCCTTCGCCGGCAGCTATGTGAACGATTTCATCCTGAACGGCGAGATCAAGCCGGTCCATGTGCAGGCCGATGCGCCCTACCGGATGCAGCCCGAGGACATCAACCGCTGGTTCGCGCGCAATTCGCTTGGCGAGATGGTGCCCTTCTCGGCCTTTGCCACCACCCGCTGGGAACAGGGCTCGCCCGCGCTCACGCGGTTCAACGGCTCCTCGGCCATCTCCATGCAGGGAACGGCGGTGTCGGGCGCAAGCTCGGGCGATGTCATGGACCAGATGGAGCGGTTCGTGGCCGAGCTTCCCGGTGCCTACGGCGCCTCGTGGTCGGGCCTGTCCTATCAGGAACGGCTTGCCGGTGCGCAGGCGGTGTTCCTCTACGCGGTTTCGCTCCTTGTGGTCTTTCTGTGCCTTGCCGCGCTTTACGAAAGCTGGTCGATCCCGTTTTCCGTGATCCTCGCGGTCCCGGTCGGGATCTTCGGCACGGTGCTGGCGTCATGGCTGCTCGGGCAGGACAACGACGTCTATTTCAAGGTGGGGATGCTGACCACCATGGGGCTTGCCGCGAAGAACGCGATCCTGATCGTCGAGTTCGCAAAAGCCCTGCACGAACGCGGCCAGGGGCTGATCGACTCCATCCTCGAGGCGGCGCGCTTGCGCCTGCGGCCGATCCTGATGACCTCGCTTGCATTCAGCCTCGGCGTGCTGCCGCTCGCCATCGCGACCGGCGCCGGATCCGGCGCGCAGAACGCGATCGGCATCAGCGTGCTGGGCGGGATGATCGCGACAACGGTGCTCGGCGTGTTCTTCGTGCCGATCTTCTTTTTCATCATCATCCGCCTGTCCACCCCCCGGCGCGCCCGGCCGCCCCGGAGCTGA
- a CDS encoding efflux RND transporter periplasmic adaptor subunit translates to MNRRRWISGILVLLATAAVLAFILYRPGETPPGTAPAEDQAPVEVGVVTLESRAVPFTSELPGRVLASATAGIRPQVNGIVREQLFQEGSEVAAGDVLYRLESDTFQAAHDLAAATLKGAEAALAGAQARFDRTRRLAETNTVSSQALDDARVDLLQAEANVASATAALTSAQIDLDNTTIRAPIPGRIGISAVSVGSLVTANQSEALATIRQINPVNVDLMDSSANLLRLRAQIRAGTLGRNSDGRPSVRLILEDGSEYDETGSVSLAEITVSETTGSFALRAHFANPRRILRPGMFVRATVHVGSTPNAFLVPQRAVTRNAAGEATAFFVSDDGRAETRVLSVGRSVGNDWVATRGVADGDRLIVDGLQKISDGTPVAPVEVEIDSNGVVRQDIVLPLAGSEEGGGGAPAGPADD, encoded by the coding sequence ATGAACAGGCGCAGATGGATTTCGGGCATTCTGGTGCTGCTGGCCACCGCTGCCGTGCTGGCGTTCATCCTTTACCGGCCGGGCGAAACGCCCCCCGGCACCGCGCCGGCCGAGGATCAGGCCCCGGTCGAGGTCGGGGTGGTCACGCTCGAAAGCCGGGCGGTGCCGTTCACCAGCGAACTGCCGGGACGGGTGCTGGCCTCGGCCACCGCGGGGATCCGCCCGCAGGTCAACGGGATCGTGCGGGAACAACTGTTCCAGGAGGGGTCCGAGGTTGCCGCGGGCGATGTGCTCTACCGGCTCGAATCCGACACGTTTCAGGCCGCGCATGACCTGGCCGCCGCGACGCTGAAAGGGGCCGAGGCGGCGCTGGCCGGGGCGCAGGCGCGGTTCGACCGCACGCGGCGGCTCGCCGAGACCAACACCGTCAGCAGCCAGGCGCTCGACGATGCGCGGGTCGATCTGCTCCAGGCCGAGGCGAACGTGGCCTCGGCGACGGCGGCGCTCACCTCGGCGCAGATCGACCTCGACAACACCACCATCCGCGCACCGATTCCGGGGCGGATCGGAATTTCGGCGGTCAGCGTCGGTTCGCTCGTGACCGCGAACCAGAGCGAGGCGCTGGCGACGATCCGCCAGATCAACCCGGTCAATGTCGATCTGATGGACAGCAGCGCGAACCTTCTGCGGCTGCGGGCGCAGATCCGGGCCGGAACGCTTGGCCGCAACAGCGACGGGCGCCCCTCGGTGCGGCTGATCCTCGAGGACGGGTCGGAATACGACGAGACCGGATCCGTCTCGCTGGCCGAGATCACCGTCAGCGAGACCACCGGGAGCTTTGCGCTGCGGGCGCATTTCGCCAATCCGCGCCGGATCCTGCGCCCCGGCATGTTCGTGCGCGCAACGGTCCATGTCGGCAGCACGCCGAACGCCTTTCTCGTGCCGCAGCGCGCGGTGACGCGCAATGCCGCCGGCGAAGCGACGGCGTTCTTCGTGTCCGACGACGGCCGGGCCGAGACGCGCGTCCTTTCGGTCGGGCGGTCGGTCGGCAATGACTGGGTCGCGACGCGGGGGGTTGCCGACGGCGACCGGCTGATCGTGGACGGGCTGCAGAAAATATCGGACGGCACGCCGGTTGCGCCGGTCGAGGTCGAGATCGACAGCAACGGCGTGGTGCGGCAGGACATCGTGCTGCCGCTGGCCGGCAGCGAAGAAGGCGGTGGCGGCGCACCGGCGGGGCCCGCCGATGACTGA
- a CDS encoding copper chaperone PCu(A)C, producing the protein MMPIRSTFIAALAALAVTPALAQDHDAITVEDAYARVSPGKSGAIFLTLHNHGDQDDRLVGASVAGDIAERAELHTHVEDDGGVMRMIEVTEGFALPAGESLRLERGGAHVMLMGVKDLQDGDSFPVVLSFEHAPEAEADVTVDNARAPEGDAHDHDHDHDHDHDHDHDHDDDHDHEGHGESH; encoded by the coding sequence ATGATGCCCATTCGGAGCACCTTCATCGCCGCACTCGCGGCCCTTGCCGTCACCCCGGCCCTTGCGCAGGACCATGACGCGATCACCGTCGAGGATGCCTATGCCCGGGTCTCGCCGGGCAAATCGGGCGCGATCTTCCTGACCCTTCACAATCACGGCGATCAGGACGACCGGCTTGTCGGCGCCTCGGTCGCCGGGGACATCGCGGAGCGGGCCGAGCTTCACACCCATGTCGAGGATGACGGTGGCGTCATGCGCATGATCGAGGTCACGGAGGGCTTTGCCCTGCCCGCGGGGGAATCGCTGCGGCTCGAACGCGGGGGCGCCCATGTCATGCTGATGGGGGTAAAGGATCTGCAGGACGGCGACAGCTTTCCGGTCGTGCTGAGTTTCGAACACGCCCCGGAGGCCGAGGCCGACGTGACCGTCGATAACGCCCGCGCCCCCGAGGGCGACGCGCATGATCACGACCACGACCATGACCATGACCATGACCATGACCATGACCATGACGACGATCATGATCACGAGGGTCATGGCGAAAGCCACTGA
- a CDS encoding YcnI family copper-binding membrane protein, whose translation MKTTMTIAAASAALLLGAGAAPAHITLDPPEAAVGTTHKAVFRVPHGCAGAATSRLRIRIPEGVIGVKPMPKPGWELEKLHGTYAQPHDLYGTPVSEGVTEVAWSGDLPDDEYDEFALLAYLSSDLEPGTTLYFPVVQECRDGSTARWIEIPTAGHDAHDHATPAPGLDLTAGR comes from the coding sequence ATGAAAACCACCATGACGATCGCGGCCGCTTCGGCGGCGCTCCTGCTCGGGGCCGGCGCGGCCCCGGCCCATATCACGCTCGACCCGCCGGAGGCGGCCGTGGGCACGACCCACAAGGCGGTGTTCCGCGTGCCGCACGGCTGCGCCGGCGCGGCCACCAGCCGACTGCGGATCCGCATTCCCGAAGGGGTCATCGGCGTCAAGCCGATGCCCAAGCCGGGATGGGAACTGGAAAAGCTGCACGGCACCTATGCGCAGCCCCATGACCTTTACGGCACCCCGGTCAGCGAGGGTGTGACGGAAGTCGCATGGAGCGGCGATCTGCCCGACGACGAATATGACGAATTCGCCCTGCTCGCCTATCTGAGCAGCGACCTGGAACCCGGCACCACGCTCTATTTCCCGGTGGTGCAGGAATGCCGGGACGGCAGCACCGCGCGCTGGATCGAGATCCCCACAGCGGGACATGACGCGCATGACCACGCAACCCCGGCCCCCGGGCTGGACCTTACGGCCGGCCGCTGA
- a CDS encoding DUF2946 family protein, whose translation MAARRSPRSRPPRHWWRTGRGVAVLFIFSLLFNSLAVTAGAAVARGGGTGAGLVIELCTNGQVEQVVIRDGVPAPAPAHDCADWRCMLCVSVLPSVDTGEAAARVPAPRATRLVLPPVPDLPAWRVQGRSANPRAPPA comes from the coding sequence ATGGCCGCACGGCGTTCCCCGCGCAGCCGTCCGCCCCGGCATTGGTGGCGGACAGGCCGGGGCGTCGCGGTCCTTTTCATCTTCAGCCTTCTGTTCAACTCCCTCGCGGTGACGGCCGGGGCCGCGGTCGCCCGTGGCGGCGGCACGGGCGCGGGGCTCGTGATCGAACTCTGCACCAACGGGCAGGTCGAACAGGTAGTGATCCGGGACGGTGTCCCCGCCCCGGCACCCGCGCATGACTGTGCCGACTGGCGCTGCATGCTCTGCGTATCGGTGCTGCCGTCCGTGGACACGGGAGAGGCGGCTGCGCGCGTCCCGGCCCCGCGGGCCACGCGCCTTGTCCTGCCGCCGGTCCCGGACCTGCCCGCATGGCGGGTGCAGGGCCGCTCTGCCAATCCGCGGGCGCCGCCGGCGTGA
- a CDS encoding magnesium transporter gives MQNVTGKESGKDSGGASDRNSDRDSDRDPGGDDGEVRKRLERLLAARDNDAEITAALADEDADSISQAISNMPAEQIQRICALLDPDICAEVLTNLAPEEEAEAVSGLDAEHVSAVIDVMPPRDAASVIASAAPDLAEEMLARHYVPATMAADARSRRKHAPGTAGHLMTTNFVRLDGAMSVAEAIERMRRTDPFHDMPNNLYVVAPEGPSEGPPEVRRERLLGAISLRDLVMSDAGRPVSEVMETDLVTLAPEAADDEAAALLSRDKLLALPVTDRDGMLLGIIPADDAIGVVAARLRRLYAKSVGGDAEAMARMSPAEAARTRVPWLLGTIVLELGAGLVIAHFNEVLERVILLASFMPVISAVSGNVGLQAAAITVRALDTGRLSSLPGALLKETATALLMALVCGLFLGTIAMVWSHHVMLAAVIAISMVFSMLTAGLMGTLIPMVSRRLGFDPATTAGPFETAFQDVVGFAVFLGLATLMVDKIS, from the coding sequence ATGCAGAACGTGACGGGCAAGGAATCGGGCAAGGATTCGGGCGGAGCTTCGGACCGGAATTCGGACCGGGATTCGGACCGCGACCCGGGCGGGGATGACGGCGAGGTCCGAAAACGGCTCGAGCGGCTGCTCGCCGCCAGGGACAACGACGCCGAGATCACCGCCGCGCTGGCCGATGAGGATGCAGACAGCATCAGCCAGGCGATCAGCAACATGCCGGCCGAGCAGATCCAGCGGATCTGCGCGTTGCTCGATCCCGACATCTGCGCCGAGGTGCTGACCAATCTCGCCCCCGAGGAAGAAGCCGAGGCCGTCAGCGGGCTGGATGCCGAACATGTCAGCGCCGTGATCGACGTGATGCCGCCGCGCGATGCGGCCAGCGTCATCGCCAGCGCCGCCCCCGACCTGGCCGAAGAGATGCTGGCGCGCCATTACGTCCCGGCGACCATGGCAGCGGATGCCCGCAGCCGCCGCAAGCACGCGCCGGGCACCGCGGGGCACCTGATGACCACGAATTTCGTGCGGCTGGACGGGGCCATGTCGGTTGCCGAGGCGATCGAGCGCATGCGCCGGACAGATCCGTTTCACGACATGCCGAACAACCTTTACGTGGTTGCGCCCGAGGGGCCGTCCGAAGGGCCGCCGGAGGTGCGGCGGGAGCGTCTGCTCGGCGCGATCTCGCTGCGGGATCTGGTGATGAGCGACGCCGGGCGCCCTGTGTCCGAGGTCATGGAAACCGATCTGGTCACCCTTGCGCCCGAAGCCGCCGATGACGAGGCGGCGGCGCTGCTGTCGCGCGACAAGCTCCTGGCGCTGCCGGTCACGGATCGGGACGGGATGCTGCTTGGCATCATTCCCGCCGACGACGCGATCGGGGTGGTCGCGGCGCGCCTGCGGCGGCTTTACGCCAAATCGGTCGGCGGCGACGCCGAGGCCATGGCCCGCATGAGCCCGGCCGAGGCCGCCCGCACCCGCGTGCCCTGGCTGCTTGGCACCATCGTCCTGGAACTGGGCGCGGGGCTCGTGATCGCGCATTTCAACGAGGTTCTCGAACGGGTGATCCTTCTGGCCTCTTTCATGCCCGTCATCTCGGCCGTGTCGGGGAATGTGGGCCTGCAGGCGGCTGCGATCACCGTGCGCGCGCTGGACACCGGCCGGCTGAGCAGCCTGCCCGGCGCGCTGCTGAAGGAAACCGCCACCGCGTTGCTGATGGCGCTGGTCTGCGGGCTCTTTCTCGGGACCATCGCGATGGTCTGGTCGCACCACGTGATGCTGGCGGCGGTGATCGCGATTTCCATGGTGTTTTCGATGCTGACCGCCGGCCTCATGGGCACGCTCATTCCCATGGTGTCGCGCCGGCTGGGCTTTGATCCCGCAACCACCGCCGGGCCCTTTGAAACCGCCTTTCAGGACGTGGTGGGATTCGCGGTGTTCCTGGGGCTGGCGACGCTGATGGTGGACAAGATCAGCTGA
- a CDS encoding cytochrome c3 family protein translates to MAQIFLPRADTVFRALLVLALVVPAGSVAALFVLARSDYMTGRNRTPPQPVMFSHRHHVSEVGIDCRYCHGGVEESAVAGIPPTETCMTCHSQLFTEADMLAPLRQSWTSGERLRWTRVHDLPDYVFFDHSVHLAGGVACTTCHGPVGEMRLTRQEAPLTMEWCLSCHRDPAPRLSPRSALFAPLPPTGGESAGSGHALLEEYGIDTRGLTDCSACHR, encoded by the coding sequence ATGGCTCAGATCTTTCTTCCCCGTGCCGATACGGTGTTCAGGGCGCTGCTTGTGCTCGCTCTTGTCGTGCCTGCGGGATCGGTCGCCGCGCTGTTCGTCCTGGCAAGGTCGGATTACATGACCGGCCGCAACCGGACCCCGCCGCAGCCGGTGATGTTCAGCCATCGCCACCACGTTTCCGAGGTCGGGATCGACTGTCGCTACTGTCACGGCGGCGTCGAGGAATCGGCCGTTGCCGGCATTCCCCCGACCGAGACCTGCATGACCTGCCACAGCCAGCTTTTCACCGAGGCCGACATGCTCGCCCCGCTGCGCCAGAGCTGGACCAGCGGGGAGCGCCTGCGCTGGACCCGGGTCCATGACCTGCCCGATTACGTCTTTTTCGACCATTCGGTGCACCTTGCCGGCGGGGTGGCCTGCACCACCTGTCACGGCCCGGTCGGAGAGATGCGCCTGACCCGGCAGGAGGCGCCGCTGACGATGGAATGGTGCCTGTCCTGCCACCGCGACCCCGCACCCCGCCTGTCACCGCGCAGCGCGCTTTTCGCCCCCCTGCCGCCCACCGGCGGAGAATCGGCCGGGTCGGGCCATGCGCTGCTCGAGGAATACGGGATCGACACCCGGGGGCTCACCGACTGTTCGGCCTGTCACCGATGA